AAGCAGGAACAGCCTCCTCATTTCCAACGTAAAGCAAGCATCGatccagagagagagagcctCGAAAGCTGATGAGATGCTTTTTTTAGTCTGCGACTGACTGCGTTGCTCGCTCCGTCTCTATCCCTCTAAAAGCTGCATGCACGATCGAGATTCACAGCAACCCACCGCTGGCTCATCGACTTGCAACTGCAACgaagattcttcttcttcttcttcatcacgcGCGCGAGCTCGCTTGTCGCCTTTTTTCAGAAGATAAAGAATCGTATCGCCCACTCGTCTCCATGGCtagtagctatgagatcagcctTTCGGCAGGTCTTATGCCCACTGTCTGATTTGAGTGCTCCGTGGATAATAATTGCATGCCATTCGCCAACGAGTGGCCTGCAATAAATGAAGCtttagatgatatatatatatatatctgtatgtaCGACTTGGTAAATCACATCGACTTTTCAGAATCCACCTGTTGTGTTCGTTCATGCACACAAGTATAGAGCATAACTGTGTTAAGGTAATGGCTTCGCTCGGGTGGATTCCGTTCATCATCGACGGGTCTCTTGTGCGACTCCAATTCCATGAATTGTTGACCCTCGTTTTCGTTCTTGACTTGTCTTTGTTTCGCTTTCTTTCTCATCATGTCCGATCACGTGCCAAAGACCCGTTCCTGTAGACTATTCTAATCCAACTCCAAGACGGTAGTACGTTGACCAGTCTAATCCGGTCGAGTTTGCTCGAGTCAAACATTTTTACCACCGGTCGTCCAATAAAGTCAAGTCAATAACCAACCATTAATATTCATTGAAGaagagagagatcttaacatggctccatcatcatcatcatcgtcatcacgcGATACTTCTTCCTAAATTCCTTTGTCACCGACGAAACGGGTCCCATACGCTGCTGCGGCCAACGACGAATGACAATACCTACTGCATCCCGATACCCTTCGACCTACGGCTGGGGCGACTGGGACGCCCGTGCGGGTCCCGCGAGAAGGAGCCCACCCGCGGGGCCTTGCGTTTCCTGTGCCGTATGAAACGGGTGTATAAAAGGGCGTGGCGAGTGGAACACGACCGAGGACGGCGATCCTCGCCCGGCGAACGCCTTTCTTGACTTGCCTCTCCTCCGCACCAAGGATTTAGGATCGCAGCCCGAACGCTCTCCCCTGCCTCTATTTCGAGTCCTCCCTTCCGATTCCTTGCCATCCTGCGCCGATAGAATGGCGATCGCCCCGGAGGACGCGATCGAGCGGCTTTCCATGCTCACGGACGAAGGTCTGCTTCTTTCGGCATTCCTCCCGCCGAATCCTTTTCCTCGCTCGTTTTCGGTGGGTCTTGATGGTTTTCTTCATGTTCTTGCAGCCGATGATCTGCTGAAGGCTACATTTCAGGTTCGGTCCTCCGTGAAGTGAACTTCCGTGATTTGGATGAATTATGCGTTGGTTCCTTGGGATTCGTGGATCCGGGTTTTGGTTTTGGTTATGCTTATCGAAGGTTCGTTTCTTGGATTCTTGGATTGGCGTGGTCGCCGGGGTCGGAATTCGACGCATCGGTTTTGGTCGATATGCTTCTTTGATATAGCTGACGATTTGGCTCATATGCGAAATGATTTACTTTTAAGCTTTTCATGTCATAATTTAAGAATCTGTTTGATTTGCGGCCGTGTGCTATCGGATGCAAATCTTGGTATCGATGTTACGAGTAGTGCCTCTTGGTAGGTTGGTTTATGCGACAAGTAATATGCACTTAAAATAGGACATCCTTCATTAGGTTGAAATTGCGCTGATTGATTACTCTCTTTGGCTGCTCAGATTGGCTCCTTCTCTCTTAAACTTGCAGCGAGCAGGTCCATCTAGTCTTCACAGTTTACGTTTCTTTATACAATGAGATTCcatatttgtttattttattctTGACCGCTGCGTCCAGTTAAAAAAATGTTATTTAGTCGAGCTTGTCACCACGCTTGCTGaccttttgagagactggcgaggTAAGAGCATTCGTAGGACAGAGTTCCTTTTACTGTGTTGGGAATCTTACCGAGCAATAAGGCATCAGCTGCAGTGCTGGTTGTAAATTACCCCAATGGTGCTGGCtgagttttcttctctttgactTAATAATACATAAACACCCTTTTGCCTGTTTTGACAACCATAACAAGCAAGTGCCAGTAATCGGAGTGGTATTTATGATATCGACTGCTTGCAGCATGTACTGTGGTTGCATAAGCCAGCTTCAAATTGAGAATAAGCACTTGCCTACAGAGAGTTACTTTTGGTCAAAACTTTTTGTTGCGTGTCCCTTTATCTatgtctatatgtatatatacagatAGAAATACATGTTATAGTGGTTTCTTCTGTTTGAATGCAGGTATTATGTTTGCAAAGTATTTATTATCTGTGTTTCCGTGCTTgttacctcttttttttttcttttttttttctgtatggTTTTGTAAATGATCCATCTTTGTCTGAGATGTCCGATATATATATTTTACAAGTTAAAACCTTTTTTTCATTGGACTGGAAAAAAGAGCATCAAGGGTTTACTTTGTTGAAAGTACCTACTTATTTGATTTGTTTGTTTGCAGAATATGCACCAAGGGCATCTGACACATACTTTGATGCGCTTTCTCAAGGCTAGAGAGTGGAGCGTCCCCAAAGCACAGGAGATGGTATTGGCTGCTTTtatgtattttaatttttttagcagTTGAGAAAGTACATCTTTCTTTTGCTAAAGACGCCCATCTTTGTTACAGCTGGTGAACTGTTTAAACTGGAGGGTACAGAATCAAATTGATGGCATTCTGTCTGTAAGTTTATGAACTTCTAATGATAGGACTTGTCAATTGAATGAATGATCTTTTTCCAACACACCAATTTTGAGATAACCAATTCTGTGATTATGATAATTTAGCTTGGAATTCTGTACAGGGGATGTATTTATCAATTTGATTATGAAAATTTACCAATTCTGTGATTATGAAAATTTACCAATTCTGTGCTGACCGGTGGTATCAGCCCTGGGCGGACTGGCATGTACCATTCAGCACACGTTATGCTGGTGCATACCGGTTTttgaaaaaatccaaaaaatggctggaaaatattaaaagtttatttTAAAAGATTTTTCCTAATCTATTGGTATATAAATTGTATTTAGATAAGAATAGTGTATCTAAGCCATaaatgatgaataggatattaggAGGAAAAATATGTCGAGAAACAACTTTGTCGCTCCGGAAGAAGTtgcttttgtttgatcttgaatCGACCGATTAGAAACTTTAATCACTAGTAAGAGTGTGAGAAAGAGTGAGAATAGGAGAGTGAGTGAAAGAAGAGGGAGCCAAGGGGATTTAAAGCCCCAAAAGAGGCCCCAACAGTCGATTTAACCATTGGGATCAAACTAGACCCGATTTGGGTAAGTATCGGTCAAATTCTGATTGGGACCAATCCGTATTGACCGATACATGACAAGTATCAACCGTATCGGTTGATACATGATCAGTATCACTTGTCACGGGGCCATATTTCAACTAGTCAACAAAAATGGACTGATCCGCATACTAGTCAACTACTGGACCGGTATGAATCGCCCATTTCATATCATTTTGGGCAGTATGCCAAACCTTTATTTATTACTATATTTTGCTTTTTCAATATTTTTTGTCTATACAACTCTCTTCTGCTCATTGAATCAGAAAGAATAGCTAATTTTTTTAGGTTTGAGCTGAAAAATGCCACAATAAGTTTAATTGATTCATAAAGGTAAAATTTATTCTCAGTTTAGCAATCAGAAAAAGAACTACCACGAATGCTGCTAGCTACATTTTGACATATATATTCCAGACTCGTGTCATGAAAAAACATAGCATAGcagatgtttcatatcatgaccaATGCGAGGTCTTAAAAATACAAGGCTGATTGTTCTCTCAGAGACTTCAAAGTTCTAACTTTTTTCCTTTCCAGTATGACTGTTACTTTTTTTTCTAACTGGATCCTGTGTCAATGCAGAAACCTGTAACTCCAGCAGGCCTATACAGAGGAATTCGTGAATCACAATTAATAGGATTATCAGGGTACTCAAAGCAGGCAAGGGTTTTTGCTTATATCATCGTTAAGATTGGCTTATTATTCCTGATTTCTAGTATGTTGACCTAGTAAACATTCTTGATCACTGGGGGTCATGCTTTAGTATGAAAgaagtttttaaatttttgttcaTTTGACGTACTGGTCCTATGCTGTGTCTGTCTTTTTAGTCTGTGAATTGTTGTTCTGAAGCTAAATGCTTGTTATGATGATACCAaattaagatcaaacaaatactATCTTGTTATATACATGTAAGTTATGTTTCTTAATGTGTTTTCTCTATTTCCTTTTTTTGACAGGGCTTTCCTGTTTTTGCGATTGGTGCTGGTCTCAGCACATTTGATAAAGCATCTGTAAGTCTTAAAACAGTTCTTATCATTGTGTTTTTACTCaggtatttttatttttcaacttTGCATCGACACATAATTCATGATATTTGTgcaatatcaaattttatatacatatatatatatatatatatatgtattgttaCTAATCAATTTTGAGTTGCCTTTGTTTGCGTCCATAAGAAATGAATTATGCTATGCCATAGAAGCTTTAAAATCAAGCTATGGGTCTTAAGATACATGATAGAAAGAGACACAGAAGAGCATTAAACTAAACCTGGATCAATTCTTAATTCACACACACAATGATTTATAACTTGGGTAGGTTCCATTACTTATATGAGTAGGTAGTTTCGTGATATGCAATTTCGAAAAGTACCGTCGGGTACGGACGGTATATACCGGTCCGACGATACATCagtacgcggaccgtccgctaCCAGACCGACCGTGCTATAGTACTATAATAATACACTGTAggagtgctacagtgctataatATAAGAGGAAATCGTTCGGTAAGCCCGAGTATAATGCTCAGTACGTCGATATCATATCGTACCGAGTCAatctcgaaacatcggtacggtacggtattacataCCTTGGGTAATTTTACATCACACGACACCTTACTTGTACTTATTATAAGTGAAAGTAATTCGAATAGAGAGTTGGTTATCAAGATAAGTGTGAATCCCATATtttgcagttttacatctaactgTGTGCTGGTTCCATAATCACCAAACCTGCCCTTGAAGTAGCATTGCATGGACATGGTAGAAATATACACATGCATATCTATTATGTAGTCTTTGTTTCTCGTGCAATAATATTGTTAGTGTGTCATTGATTCACATCATGGATTCGAACCAACCTGACCGGCTTTCTAAAGGTTATCATGTCTCAAGAACAGGGTTTCCAGGAAGTAATACACTTATAATTTTGTTGCTTCGCATGAATAAATAAGCAGATCGTTGACTTTGACTTTCGAGGAAGTGTTTGCTTAAAGTACTCAACTGCATTTTTGATAAAAAGAAGTCTCAAATTCATTGCAACATGAATTCTCCTTTTTCCAACATCTGATTACTCCTGTACTGTTTCCATAGGTTCGCGACTATGTGCAATCACACATTCAAATTAATGAATACCGAGATCGTGTAATCTTGGTGAGTATGGATATTGCATGGCCTTGATGCTTCACATGCATCCAGCTACCCTTTTACGAGCTCTTTTTTCCTGTAGCCTGCTGCGAGTAAGAAATACGGGCGACATGTTGGAACATGCTATAAAATTCTGGATATGACCGGTTTGAAGTTTTCATCCTTGAGCCAGATAAAGGTTATTTTCATAATGCATTACCTTTCTTACTTAGGTCTTTGAAACTCTCCCCAACATATGCATACGATAATTGAGTTGCTGGTAGATGGAGGACAGGTCAGGATAGGTCGTGCTTCCATTGATATGGAGCTTCAGTCAAAGTAGTGCCCTAAGAACGAACAGGCTGATCGCATGAGAGAGAGCACAAGCATGAACCCTTGACATCTCTAGTTTTACATTAAAGAGTCTTGCAGTGTTCAAAGAGTACTAGTTTAATAAAAGCCGACTTTGCTATGATGATGAGTTTGATATGGGAGACACAATTGATCTGCCGGGGTATTATTTGCTTGGGCTCTTCTAGCATGATACAGTAGTGCATTTGATTATTTATTTGGCTCTGACACCTTACTAGCTTTCCTCATTCCACTGCTCAGAACTACTACTTTTTATCATTTTGCTTCAATCACTTCCACCCAATCCATTTTAGCTATCTTTATTCGTATAATTCCGCAAATGAATTCGAAAATCATGCATACATAATATTGTTTCTTTCACAATGAGCAACATCTaatggtttttttttgttttttgtttggtTTCCTTTTGTTAATAGTGCAGCTATTAACCATCATAGCCACTGTCGATGACCTAAATTATCCAGAGAAGACAGAGACGTATTATGTAGTGAATGCTCCATATATCTTTTCAGCTTGTTGGAAGGTATACATACTCGGATGGATTTTTCATAATACTAATAGTATCTAGTCATGCTAATGATGCTGGCTTCTGTTCCATTCTGGCTATAGGTCGTGAAGCCACTCCTGCAAGAAAGAACGAGAAGGAAAGTTCAAGTGTTGCAGGGCTGTGGCAGAGACGAGTTATTGAaggtgaaaaaaagaaagaaagaaaaaaaagagagagagagaaaaatattCGGTTATTGCTACCATTGTTTAGCATTCATTAATTGCATGGCAATGGCATGCTGACATCTTTTTCGTATTTAGATAATGGACTATGCCTCCCTCCCCCACTTCTGTCGAAGAGAAGGTTCTTCGTGTTCTGGAGGCGCCGCCGACTGCTACTCCTTGGACCATCCCTTCCACCAGCAGCTGTACAGGTACATGAAGCGGGAAGCAGAGcgtgaggaggtggagaatggtgGGAAGCTTGGGAAGGAAGGGTCGTTCCCCGTGGAGGTGCCGATACCAGAGGCCATCATCGGGTGGGAGCTCCATAAGAAGTCGGGGGACGCCAGTGGACGTGCCATGGACActccatgatgatgatgatgatgatgatgcttatTAGCCGGGAGCTGCAGGATTCGCGAAGGTCGAATCCAGGTAGGTAGATGATATAATACCATCGACGGTATGTGGTGGGCAGCAGCAAAGCAAAGCACCCATCATCCGATGATGTGTTTTGCGGCGGAGGGTGTTGGTCCCCCGTGTCTTCTTCACTCCTTGCTTGGTCTGTTGTGTCTTTGGAGGATGGGTTCGAGCTCAACAGGTTAAAACGCAGTCGTAGGAAAGATTCAGATTCGTAGTGATCATTTATTTACCTTCATATCCCATCTCACTTTGCTTCCCTGACGGGTGGGTGCTTTTACTCACTCCGCTCAacccttttatttgttttttgaTTCGTACGAAGCGGAAGCGGAAGCTTACTACGACACATCCCATCATACCGCGCACCTTCTGGAAaatctttttttaatcaaaaatcccCTCACCTTCCGGTGTGTGTACAACCATCGGATTCACACAATTCCATGTTTTTCTTCTTGTCCCATTTTCCTATTAGCTGATGCACGATAACGTCACCTCGAGTAGACTTACGCTGGTGGATCCGCTGACGACAGGTAAGAATACCCCCATCAGACTAGCACGATTTTTTTGGCCTTTTTTTCTTGCTGAAGAATGAAAGGTAACATCACCGAGCGGTGATCAAACCAAGCCCCCGCCCCTCTAAACTCGCCCGAACGCTGCTGATCGTCCCTCGTATATTCGTACGACAAGA
The window above is part of the Musa acuminata AAA Group cultivar baxijiao chromosome BXJ1-1, Cavendish_Baxijiao_AAA, whole genome shotgun sequence genome. Proteins encoded here:
- the LOC103981181 gene encoding phosphatidylinositol/phosphatidylcholine transfer protein SFH9 isoform X1, with translation MAIAPEDAIERLSMLTDEADDLLKATFQNMHQGHLTHTLMRFLKAREWSVPKAQEMLVNCLNWRVQNQIDGILSKPVTPAGLYRGIRESQLIGLSGYSKQGFPVFAIGAGLSTFDKASVRDYVQSHIQINEYRDRVILPAASKKYGRHVGTCYKILDMTGLKFSSLSQIKLLTIIATVDDLNYPEKTETYYVVNAPYIFSACWKVVKPLLQERTRRKVQVLQGCGRDELLKIMDYASLPHFCRREGSSCSGGAADCYSLDHPFHQQLYRYMKREAEREEVENGGKLGKEGSFPVEVPIPEAIIGWELHKKSGDASGRAMDTP
- the LOC103981181 gene encoding phosphatidylinositol/phosphatidylcholine transfer protein SFH9 isoform X2, whose protein sequence is MRWFLGIRGSGFWFWLCLSKNMHQGHLTHTLMRFLKAREWSVPKAQEMLVNCLNWRVQNQIDGILSKPVTPAGLYRGIRESQLIGLSGYSKQGFPVFAIGAGLSTFDKASVRDYVQSHIQINEYRDRVILPAASKKYGRHVGTCYKILDMTGLKFSSLSQIKLLTIIATVDDLNYPEKTETYYVVNAPYIFSACWKVVKPLLQERTRRKVQVLQGCGRDELLKIMDYASLPHFCRREGSSCSGGAADCYSLDHPFHQQLYRYMKREAEREEVENGGKLGKEGSFPVEVPIPEAIIGWELHKKSGDASGRAMDTP